CCAATGGGGTTGCCTGACGAGATCTCCAGATGGAAATATCCTTCCAGAAAATCAATCAGGTTCACCAGCAGGTAGAAGGTGAAACCATACATGATCAGGCTGTGGAAGAAGCTGACCAGGGGTCTTTTTCTGAAGACCCTGGACTGGGTAAGGGTGGTGGCGAGAGAGTACAGCAGCCTCCGCACAGGTTCGTTGAAACGCAATTCAACTGCATCACGTCCAGAGCGAATGTTGGCGTAAACCTGCCTGAATCCCTTGAGACTGACCGCAATGGCCAGAAGTCCGAACAGGGCAAAAAGCACCTGGTGCAAAGTGGGGAGCACCTGAAACCTCCATTTGTGTACCGAGTCTAATTTTGTCTAGGTTATCATGTCTGCGCGAAGGTTTCCACCCAGAACTTGTGGGAGCAACAGCCTGAACAGCACCAGGAAATTGACCTTATTCTATCCAATCTCTGCCCGTCTGCAGCTGTCTCCCTTTCTCATCTTCCACGAAAATGGATGGGTAGAGCGATGGAGCTGGAGAAGGTCCTCAACTGTTTGAAAAGCCCAAAAAGGGGGTTCCAACTCCAGGCAGACCATCCGCTGTTGATCCTTGCAAAAAGAACTGTACACAGGACAGCGTTCCTGACCTTCCTCATTCGCTGTCTTGGTTCTTCACACGCGTCTCTTGACGCTGACAATATGCTTCATGACCCTGGCTCACGCCGATCAAAGGGTTGGTTCATCTCTTACGCTGGGTTGCAAAGAGTCTATTGCTTTCGCGGTCTGCTCTGGCTGAGCCGCTCCCTCAGCCCAGGGAACTAAACCCCCTCTGGGCAAGCATCCATCAGGACAAGACAACGAAGGGAATGGCACGACCCTTGAAAAACCCACCTTCCAAGCCTGGTTTATTGATGTTCGCAATAGGGACCTACAGTTCTTTTTGCTGAGCACCGCGAAGGGAACGGGCAGGACAGTCGAGGAGATTGCACTTGTTTTTGCGTAGATCAATAAATGAGAAGCCAATAAATGATTCGTATAGACATCCTTATACAGAGTTCATGCTTTTTGTCTGCACCCACAATTTTCTGATCCATTTTCCTTCCTGAAGGGATCGCCTGGCCTGGGGTGTTCTGTGCGTCCTGCCATTCGATCAAAACCATCCTCAAGTCTTACAGAATAATCCAGAGCCTTTTAAGATCTCTGTAAGACTTTCTTGAGAGTCCCTGCAGCATACTGAAATTACGTTAAGGAACTTCTCATCCCTTAACTGCAATCCCCTGTCCAAAGAGTCTTTATTCCATGCCTGATCTCTGCGGACAACAAGGAGCAAGTATGCGCAAAGTAGATTTCAGCGCAGGTTTCACCGTGATCGAGTTGCTGATCACCATCTCAGTCATTGGGATCTTGGCAGTCATTCTGGTCCCGAATCTGCTCAGGGCATTCAAAAGTGCCCATGACTCAGAGGCAAAAGCCTACATCTATGATGCTGTGAAGTTCCAGGAAATGAGCCGAGTAGACACTGGAAATTACACGGACAAAGCAACCCTGCTTACACTGGGCCTCAGGGAGGAACCCAATCAACTCATCCTGAATGTCACAACTGCAACTGGGACGTTCTGCATGAGTTCAACCCATCAGGGTGGCAGCGGCAAAACTTTCTATGCCACACCTGAGCTTGGAGTCACTGAAAGTGCCTGCTAGAGGCCATCCAGCAACTCGCTTTTTGATGAGAATTCAAGGGTCAGCAGAGACGCCTGTGATCTTGTAAGATTTCTGAAAGACTTCATCCATTACCCTGAGATCGTTAAGGAATTTCTCATCCCTTAGCAGCAATTCACCCGCTCCTGAGTTGTTATTTCATGCCTTTTCTCAGGGGCACAAGGAGTTACACATGCGCAAAGGTCAAGCCAACGCTGGTTTCACCCTCATCGAGCTGCTCATCGTCATCGCCATCATCGGCATTCTGGCCGCCGTGCTGATTCCCAACCTGCTGGGTGCACGTAAGCGTTCCAACGACGTGGTCGCCAAATCCTACCTGAACGACGCTGTCAAGTTCCAGGAAATCACCCAGGTGGACGACAGCACCTACACCAACAGCGAGACCACTCTGGTTTCCAAAGGTCTGAAATCTGAGCCTGCCCAGGTCAGTCTGGTCGTCGTTTCCGGCAACACCAACACCTACTGCATGAGTGCAACCCACGGTGGCGGCAGCGGCAAGACCTTCTATGCCACCCCTGCCAGCGGCATCACTGAAATTGCCTGCAGCTGATCCCAGAACAGCACTTGCAGTTTTATCGTAAAATACCTAGCAGCGTAATGGATCTTGAGATCCATTACGCTTTATTTTGTGTTTAGGAGACATATGCTTCAAAAGAGAAGTTCTGGTGGCCATGTCATCGTGTTTGTATTCTTTTTGCTTTTTCCGCTCATCATTTTGCCACAAAGTTTGATTCCTGATCCCTGGGCCGATGGTAAATTTTTCATCATGCTTGCTACCGCCTTGTTTTTTGCGACACAGATCAAGCTTTCAGACTTCAAGACTCCATTCTTTCTACTGATCATAGTCCAACTTATTCTTTATTCGATTTCCTGTATCATCTCTTCTCAGGAAAGCTTTATATATTTGTTTGGACTAAACAATAGAGAGGACGGGATTATATATAACACAACACTTTCCATTTTTGTGATGGGGATTTATTCATATTTTTTGCGCAACAAAATAAATGAACAAAATATATATTTACCGCTTACCATTGTGTTTTCAATGGAGTTCATATATTTTGTTTTACGATTATACAATATTGATATCGTTGCATTGTTTTTGACGGGTGGAGGGCGGTTTCCTGATTTTGTTGGTACGTTTGGTAATTATGGTATCTTTGCATATTTTACCATCCTCTGTTACATTATTTTTCTGGTTAAATTCTTTACTGGTGATCGACGATTTATTGCACCTCTGTTTCTTTCTGTGCTTATAATAGTTTTCACTTACAATAGAACAATTATTGCATCGTTTCTATTGGCAAATATCGTATTTGTGGTTTTTTACAACAAGAAATGGTGGTTCTTGTTGGCCATAGCCGCATTGGTGGCAATTTTGGTGCCTGTCCGTAATTTTTTTCCAGCCAACAACAACTTGAGTACAGGGAATCGGTCCATCGTTTCTTCGTCTACCCTTCAAACTCGGCTGGCCTACTGGGGTATGGCCCTCGATATCGCACAAAAAACACCCTTTCAGCCATTACTTGGGC
Above is a genomic segment from Deinococcus cellulosilyticus NBRC 106333 = KACC 11606 containing:
- a CDS encoding O-antigen ligase family protein translates to MLQKRSSGGHVIVFVFFLLFPLIILPQSLIPDPWADGKFFIMLATALFFATQIKLSDFKTPFFLLIIVQLILYSISCIISSQESFIYLFGLNNREDGIIYNTTLSIFVMGIYSYFLRNKINEQNIYLPLTIVFSMEFIYFVLRLYNIDIVALFLTGGGRFPDFVGTFGNYGIFAYFTILCYIIFLVKFFTGDRRFIAPLFLSVLIIVFTYNRTIIASFLLANIVFVVFYNKKWWFLLAIAALVAILVPVRNFFPANNNLSTGNRSIVSSSTLQTRLAYWGMALDIAQKTPFQPLLGLGNTGMILGQIRYIDTERIARAYLLEENINEELVDWEKKPSESGIEALGVLYITTKTASGQNLTRFFKYNTDRAHNFFLDKTVAGGLVYAIILSIIIFYPIVYFRRLKHDLLYLVYFLWTVATFAFYMFWFPFLQTEPIFMIVVAIGWAKMQKTKEARIHLLDSTGNQKIASEGPQNE
- a CDS encoding type IV pilin protein produces the protein MRKVDFSAGFTVIELLITISVIGILAVILVPNLLRAFKSAHDSEAKAYIYDAVKFQEMSRVDTGNYTDKATLLTLGLREEPNQLILNVTTATGTFCMSSTHQGGSGKTFYATPELGVTESAC
- a CDS encoding type IV pilin protein; the protein is MRKGQANAGFTLIELLIVIAIIGILAAVLIPNLLGARKRSNDVVAKSYLNDAVKFQEITQVDDSTYTNSETTLVSKGLKSEPAQVSLVVVSGNTNTYCMSATHGGGSGKTFYATPASGITEIACS